One Candidatus Krumholzibacteriia bacterium genomic region harbors:
- the atpE gene encoding ATP synthase F0 subunit C, whose amino-acid sequence MDASTALGFALPIGLGLAAIGSGIGFSRAIGSAMEAIGRQPEASGKIQTAMIIGAGLIEALTIYAFVTVFLLMGKIQ is encoded by the coding sequence ATGGACGCATCAACCGCTCTGGGCTTTGCCCTCCCCATCGGCCTGGGCCTGGCCGCCATCGGCTCGGGCATCGGCTTCAGCCGCGCCATCGGCTCGGCCATGGAGGCCATCGGCCGCCAGCCGGAGGCTTCCGGCAAGATTCAGACCGCGATGATCATCGGCGCCGGGCTCATCGAAGCGCTCACGATCTACGCGTTCGTCACCGTGTTCCTGCTCATGGGCAAGATCCAGTAA
- the rfbD gene encoding dTDP-4-dehydrorhamnose reductase: MKIAIFGVSGQLGRDVAGALSAHQVEGVDHARADIRDEDNVRRVVEALRPDWAINCAAMTHVDGCERDPLAAFENNALGARVLARACAANNARLLQISTDYVFDGCKGSAYVETDLPRPLNAYGISKLAGEHFARYECPRTVVVRTSGLYGVHVCRGKGSNFVETMLARAGGEDAMRVVADERLTPTYTADLAAQIRGMIEAAVAPGVYHATNAGDCSWHEFTVELLRLAGVTAQVQPIRAADWKSPARRPANSVLENRALQALDLDVMPEWRDALSRYVTVRATAA; the protein is encoded by the coding sequence ATGAAGATTGCGATCTTCGGTGTCAGCGGTCAGCTCGGCCGTGACGTCGCCGGCGCGCTTTCCGCACACCAGGTGGAAGGCGTCGACCACGCGCGCGCCGACATCCGCGACGAAGACAACGTGCGCCGCGTGGTGGAAGCGCTGCGGCCCGACTGGGCCATCAACTGCGCGGCCATGACCCACGTGGACGGCTGCGAACGCGACCCGCTGGCGGCGTTCGAAAACAACGCCCTCGGCGCCCGCGTCCTCGCGCGCGCGTGCGCGGCGAACAACGCGCGCCTGCTGCAGATCAGCACCGACTACGTGTTCGACGGCTGCAAGGGCAGCGCGTACGTGGAGACCGACCTGCCCCGCCCCCTCAACGCCTACGGGATATCCAAGCTTGCCGGGGAACACTTTGCGCGTTACGAGTGCCCCCGGACGGTGGTGGTGCGGACCAGCGGGCTCTACGGCGTCCACGTGTGCCGCGGCAAGGGGAGCAATTTCGTGGAGACGATGCTGGCGCGGGCGGGCGGCGAAGACGCGATGCGTGTGGTGGCGGACGAACGCCTCACCCCCACCTACACCGCCGATCTCGCGGCACAGATTCGCGGCATGATCGAGGCCGCCGTGGCGCCCGGCGTCTACCACGCCACCAACGCGGGCGACTGCTCGTGGCACGAGTTCACCGTCGAACTGTTGCGGCTTGCCGGCGTCACCGCGCAGGTCCAGCCGATCCGCGCCGCGGACTGGAAATCGCCCGCCCGGCGGCCGGCCAACTCCGTCCTCGAGAATCGCGCGTTGCAGGCGCTGGATCTGGACGTCATGCCCGAATGGCGGGACGCCCTGTCGCGCTACGTGACCGTGCGCGCGACCGCGGCATGA
- the atpB gene encoding F0F1 ATP synthase subunit A, protein MSLTHLIERIAGNGMLRLVTEVAEDVAHGEAHDMAHEEAAHELPNWITLILEFVHNPAVKGFLHEWEGMIFSFAIAGLLIVVARLASRNPQMIPGRLQNVVEMVVEGLSNFIIGILGPRGRQFVPFLGTLFVYILAMNLSGVLPLGKSPTASPNTTVALALCVFLYSNWIGLRSNGPVGYLKHLAGSPKSPVEWAFVPIMLPIHILGEIARPVSLSLRLFGNVSGEDVLLFAFCSLGVTALSFANSPIGIPFQVPFILLAFLTSFIQALVFTLLSTIYILLWLPHEDEGH, encoded by the coding sequence GTGAGTCTGACCCATCTGATCGAGCGAATCGCGGGCAACGGGATGCTGCGCCTCGTCACCGAGGTCGCCGAAGACGTCGCGCACGGCGAGGCCCACGACATGGCCCACGAGGAAGCCGCCCACGAGCTGCCCAACTGGATCACGCTGATCCTGGAGTTCGTCCACAACCCCGCCGTGAAGGGCTTCCTGCACGAGTGGGAGGGCATGATCTTCTCGTTCGCCATCGCCGGCCTGCTCATCGTGGTGGCGCGGCTGGCCTCGCGCAACCCGCAGATGATTCCGGGGCGCCTGCAGAACGTGGTGGAGATGGTGGTGGAGGGATTGTCGAACTTCATCATCGGCATCCTCGGTCCGCGTGGGAGGCAGTTCGTTCCCTTCCTGGGCACGCTGTTCGTCTACATCCTGGCCATGAACCTCTCCGGTGTGCTGCCCCTGGGCAAGTCGCCCACCGCGAGCCCCAACACCACCGTGGCGCTGGCGCTGTGCGTGTTCCTGTATTCGAACTGGATCGGGCTTCGGAGCAACGGCCCCGTCGGCTATCTCAAGCACCTGGCGGGTTCGCCCAAGAGCCCGGTGGAGTGGGCCTTCGTGCCCATCATGTTGCCGATTCACATTCTCGGCGAGATCGCACGTCCGGTAAGCCTGTCGCTGCGACTCTTCGGCAACGTATCCGGCGAAGACGTGCTGCTGTTTGCTTTCTGCAGCCTCGGCGTCACCGCGCTGTCGTTCGCCAATTCGCCCATCGGCATTCCGTTCCAGGTACCGTTCATCCTGCTGGCATTCTTGACGAGTTTCATTCAGGCGCTGGTGTTCACACTATTGAGCACCATCTATATCCTGCTGTGGCTGCCCCACGAAGACGAGGGGCACTAG
- a CDS encoding glycosyltransferase family 2 protein, whose product MPPETTPAIAVIVLTWNGRDLTLDCLDSLAKVTTPGVSVLVVDNASSDGTVEAVRERFGARVTVLSNPANLGYAAGNNAGIRRALDDGATHIVLLNNDTLVDPAFIAELAGGLDGTPGGGIAGPKIYYSTPPDRIWFAGGEVSMWRGTARHIGIRETDRGQYDTPRPVGYVSGCALMARREVFERVGMLDPSYRAYFEDTDFCVRASRAGFGIRYVPTAKVWHRISASTGGQLSRRKATRKLASARRFFCRYARPWHWLTIPLFFTLDVIRIGVLILAGRIRDGGPPPQSTP is encoded by the coding sequence ATGCCTCCCGAAACCACGCCGGCCATCGCCGTCATCGTCCTCACCTGGAACGGCCGTGACCTCACGCTCGACTGCCTCGACTCACTCGCGAAGGTCACCACACCCGGCGTGAGCGTGCTGGTGGTCGACAACGCCTCCAGCGACGGCACCGTGGAGGCGGTCCGCGAGAGATTCGGTGCGCGCGTCACCGTCCTCTCCAACCCCGCCAACCTGGGCTACGCGGCCGGCAACAACGCCGGCATCCGGCGTGCGCTCGACGACGGCGCCACGCATATCGTCCTTTTGAACAACGACACCCTGGTGGATCCCGCCTTCATCGCCGAGCTCGCCGGCGGCCTCGACGGCACGCCCGGCGGTGGGATCGCGGGCCCCAAGATCTACTATTCAACACCGCCGGACCGGATCTGGTTCGCCGGTGGAGAGGTGTCGATGTGGCGGGGCACGGCGCGGCACATCGGCATCCGGGAGACCGATCGCGGCCAGTACGACACACCGCGGCCGGTGGGCTACGTGAGCGGCTGCGCCCTGATGGCGCGGCGCGAGGTCTTCGAGCGGGTCGGCATGCTCGACCCGTCGTACCGGGCGTATTTCGAGGACACCGACTTCTGCGTCCGGGCCTCCCGGGCCGGGTTCGGGATCCGCTACGTCCCCACCGCGAAGGTCTGGCACCGCATTTCGGCCAGCACCGGCGGACAACTGTCGCGGCGCAAGGCCACGCGCAAGCTCGCGAGCGCGCGGCGCTTCTTCTGCCGCTATGCGCGCCCCTGGCACTGGCTCACCATTCCTTTATTTTTCACCCTCGATGTGATAAGAATAGGCGTCCTGATCCTGGCGGGCCGCATTCGAGATGGCGGCCCACCCCCGCAGTCCACACCCTGA
- a CDS encoding AtpZ/AtpI family protein, with the protein MKPEKERYNWARQAGLLSTIPFLMAVPPIAGLLIGRYLDKKFNLQPLFTIVLLLLGFAAGVREVALVIKKANAPSDGDDKRDRSTK; encoded by the coding sequence ATGAAGCCGGAGAAGGAACGGTACAACTGGGCACGTCAGGCGGGGTTGCTGTCGACGATCCCGTTTCTGATGGCGGTGCCCCCGATCGCCGGTCTTCTGATCGGCCGCTATCTCGATAAGAAGTTCAACCTACAACCCCTATTCACCATCGTCCTGCTGCTGCTGGGGTTCGCCGCGGGTGTGCGTGAAGTTGCACTCGTAATCAAGAAGGCGAATGCCCCCTCCGATGGAGACGACAAGCGTGATCGAAGCACGAAATAG
- the gpmI gene encoding 2,3-bisphosphoglycerate-independent phosphoglycerate mutase has protein sequence MRRKVLLLILDGWGWREQSENNAVRLANTPNVDALWEKYSHTLIEASGPWVGLPEGQMGNSEVGHLNIGAGRIVYQDIVRIDRSIADGSFQKIPALREAMDALRQGGTLHLVGLVSDGGVHSHQRHLDALLDMAKERGVGNVMVHAILDGRDTSPHGGEGYLKLLEEKTAALGNARIATIIGRYYAMDRDKRWERTRKAYDLYTLGKGERATDAVDAVKRSYAAGVTDEFVEPVAIVPPGGTPGVVADGDVLVFFNFRADRARQITHAFTDESFDGFQRDKKPKVGYVCMARYYEDGFDLPVAFPPESRTDILADTAAAAGMKTLRIAETEKYAHVTYFFNGGEEHEFGGETRILIPSAKVATYDLQPEMSANEVCDALIAELRADRHDYLVCNFANPDMVGHTGVLSAAITACETVDACVGRVMGELDLKRYVAIVIADHGNAELMLDPKTGGPHTAHTTNPVPCILVDPSYRGALISDGSLRDIAPTILDYLGVPVPAAMSGRDLRAAP, from the coding sequence GTGCGCAGGAAGGTACTGCTCCTGATCCTGGACGGGTGGGGTTGGCGCGAACAAAGCGAGAACAACGCTGTGCGGCTGGCGAACACCCCCAACGTGGACGCGTTGTGGGAGAAGTATTCGCACACGCTCATCGAGGCGTCGGGTCCCTGGGTGGGGCTGCCCGAGGGGCAGATGGGAAACAGCGAGGTCGGCCACCTCAACATCGGCGCCGGGCGGATCGTGTACCAGGACATCGTGCGCATCGATCGGTCGATTGCGGACGGGTCATTCCAGAAGATACCGGCGCTGCGCGAGGCGATGGACGCGCTTCGCCAGGGTGGCACGTTGCACTTGGTGGGACTCGTTTCCGACGGGGGCGTGCATAGCCACCAGCGACACCTGGACGCGCTGCTCGACATGGCGAAGGAGCGGGGCGTGGGCAATGTCATGGTGCATGCCATTCTCGATGGCCGCGACACCTCGCCCCATGGCGGCGAGGGTTATCTCAAACTCCTGGAGGAGAAGACCGCCGCGCTCGGCAACGCGCGCATCGCGACGATCATCGGACGCTACTACGCGATGGACCGTGACAAGCGTTGGGAGCGGACACGCAAGGCGTACGACCTGTACACGCTGGGCAAGGGGGAGCGGGCGACCGACGCGGTTGATGCGGTGAAGCGCTCCTACGCCGCGGGTGTCACCGACGAGTTCGTGGAGCCGGTGGCCATCGTGCCCCCCGGCGGGACGCCGGGTGTGGTGGCCGACGGGGACGTGCTGGTGTTTTTCAATTTTCGCGCCGACCGCGCGCGGCAGATCACGCACGCCTTCACCGATGAATCCTTCGACGGCTTCCAGCGCGATAAGAAGCCGAAGGTTGGATACGTGTGCATGGCGCGCTACTACGAGGATGGTTTCGACCTCCCGGTGGCTTTTCCGCCCGAGTCCCGCACCGACATCCTCGCCGATACCGCTGCCGCCGCCGGAATGAAGACGTTGCGCATCGCCGAAACGGAGAAGTATGCGCACGTGACCTACTTTTTCAACGGGGGCGAGGAGCACGAGTTCGGCGGGGAAACCCGGATTCTGATTCCATCGGCGAAGGTTGCCACCTACGACCTTCAACCGGAGATGAGCGCCAACGAGGTGTGCGATGCGCTCATCGCCGAACTGCGGGCCGACCGGCACGACTACCTGGTGTGCAACTTCGCCAACCCCGACATGGTGGGGCACACCGGCGTGCTGTCCGCGGCGATCACGGCGTGCGAGACGGTGGATGCGTGCGTGGGGCGGGTGATGGGCGAGCTGGATCTGAAGCGTTACGTGGCCATCGTCATCGCCGATCACGGTAACGCGGAACTGATGCTGGATCCGAAGACCGGTGGCCCGCATACCGCGCACACCACCAACCCCGTTCCCTGCATCCTGGTGGATCCGTCCTACCGCGGCGCGCTCATCTCCGACGGATCGTTGCGCGATATCGCGCCCACCATTCTGGACTATCTGGGTGTTCCGGTCCCGGCGGCCATGAGTGGCCGCGACCTGCGGGCAGCGCCCTAG
- a CDS encoding M1 family aminopeptidase, which translates to MTSLPGRRDRRRYGPLYTGTARAFNEGPARLRAALPRAAAAVAGMLTAAAAVAAMAGGKPASLAPDPLQYVSPSRAFRTLHTALDLDIDLEGQRIAGSVTHTLQSLRPLVAEIGFNCVELTVDSVTVDGHRAAFDYPVSAGQNTSWISGAAEAVADDQLVVKLPQALARGEEAQVRVYYRGAPKIGLYWIPTEKGIPEKRWEVWSQGEGEDNRYWIPCFDYPNDRATFEGRFRVPHGYTAISNGALVEKKDVGDKTEFYWKLEQSQVSYLIMLAVAKYRVYEQKWNDVDVWYVVPPDADDATILRGYGLTGDMMEYFSKEIGIDYPYTKYAQVVVQNFIYGGMENTTATTMNMRTLYDEREGLTRTERSLVAHELAHQWYGDLLTCREWSQMWLNEGFATYYAYLYEEHHAGDDAFRYKMLEAQRKVVVSDDADPRPMVVDFYNRRDARNNTNVYNRGASVLHMLRFLLGDEMYRATIHEYTRRHAHSVVETQDLMRAVRDVTGENLDWFFEQWVFLAGYPKFRVSKDWDRETGVLHMRVEQTQVAEGLVPVFRVPLDVEIAWEGGTRTQRIVAERASQDYYFSVPAEPKMVVFDKGGWIPKTLDFPRRLEELLYTLEQGDFAARVDAALALGSMGADARTAPVLRAVLQSDQYWGLRREAALALGAAGTPAARDVLVEGLGLDDARVRLACAEALGGFHRDAVAAAALEKAINNDRAYGVRVQAVSSLVKTGDDRASMVCVAALKQESDRSSVRAVAIEGLAALKDPAAMDRVRPYCTPGNRRDQRHPAIKAYASLARELTKESDRRRAAEFLAPFLDDWYLRTREAVIDALITIGDPGSVGTLERVATGDPLAAVRDRARKGAERIRAEHATRSGKTTTAAELEELKRRVATLEDDLREARKALAGSDGPDE; encoded by the coding sequence ATGACCTCCCTCCCGGGCCGGCGTGACCGGCGCCGTTACGGACCGCTCTACACCGGCACGGCCCGCGCATTCAATGAGGGCCCGGCGCGGCTCCGGGCGGCGCTGCCGCGCGCGGCGGCGGCGGTGGCGGGCATGTTGACGGCGGCGGCGGCCGTTGCGGCCATGGCGGGCGGCAAGCCGGCCTCGCTCGCGCCCGATCCGCTCCAGTACGTGTCCCCCAGCCGCGCCTTCCGCACCCTGCACACGGCGCTCGATCTCGATATCGACCTGGAAGGACAGCGCATCGCCGGCAGCGTCACCCACACCCTCCAGTCTCTTAGACCGCTCGTGGCGGAGATTGGTTTCAACTGTGTCGAACTTACCGTGGATTCGGTCACCGTGGACGGCCACCGCGCCGCGTTCGACTATCCGGTCTCGGCGGGCCAGAACACCTCGTGGATCAGCGGCGCGGCGGAGGCGGTGGCGGACGACCAGCTCGTGGTGAAGCTGCCGCAGGCCCTCGCCCGCGGCGAGGAGGCGCAGGTGCGCGTGTACTACCGGGGCGCCCCCAAAATCGGCCTGTACTGGATCCCCACCGAGAAGGGCATCCCCGAGAAGCGCTGGGAGGTGTGGTCGCAGGGCGAGGGCGAGGACAACCGCTACTGGATCCCGTGCTTCGACTACCCCAACGACCGCGCCACCTTCGAGGGGCGCTTCCGGGTGCCACACGGATACACCGCCATCTCCAACGGCGCCCTGGTCGAGAAGAAAGACGTGGGAGACAAGACCGAGTTCTACTGGAAGCTCGAGCAGTCGCAGGTGAGCTACCTCATCATGCTCGCGGTGGCGAAGTACCGCGTGTACGAACAGAAGTGGAACGACGTGGACGTGTGGTACGTGGTTCCGCCCGACGCGGACGACGCCACCATCCTGCGCGGCTACGGCCTCACCGGCGACATGATGGAGTACTTCTCGAAGGAGATCGGCATCGACTACCCGTACACCAAGTACGCGCAGGTGGTGGTGCAGAACTTCATCTACGGCGGCATGGAGAACACCACCGCCACCACCATGAACATGCGCACGCTGTACGACGAGCGCGAAGGCCTCACGCGCACCGAGCGCTCCCTGGTGGCGCACGAGCTCGCCCACCAGTGGTACGGCGACCTGCTCACCTGCCGCGAGTGGAGCCAGATGTGGCTCAACGAGGGCTTCGCCACCTACTACGCCTATCTCTACGAGGAACACCACGCCGGCGATGACGCCTTCCGCTACAAGATGCTGGAGGCGCAGCGCAAGGTGGTGGTGAGCGACGACGCCGACCCGCGGCCCATGGTGGTGGACTTCTACAACCGCCGCGACGCGCGCAACAACACCAACGTCTACAACCGCGGCGCCAGTGTGCTGCACATGCTGCGCTTCCTCTTGGGCGACGAGATGTACCGCGCCACCATCCACGAATACACCCGGCGTCACGCCCACTCGGTGGTGGAGACGCAGGACCTCATGCGGGCGGTGCGCGACGTGACTGGCGAGAACCTCGACTGGTTCTTCGAGCAGTGGGTGTTCCTGGCCGGCTACCCGAAGTTCCGCGTCAGCAAGGACTGGGACCGCGAAACCGGTGTCCTGCACATGCGCGTGGAGCAGACCCAGGTGGCGGAGGGACTGGTGCCGGTGTTCCGCGTGCCGCTGGACGTGGAGATTGCGTGGGAGGGCGGCACGCGCACGCAGCGCATCGTGGCGGAACGAGCGTCGCAGGACTACTACTTCTCCGTCCCCGCCGAACCGAAGATGGTGGTCTTCGACAAGGGCGGGTGGATTCCCAAGACGCTGGACTTCCCACGCCGGTTGGAAGAGCTGCTGTACACGCTCGAGCAAGGCGACTTTGCCGCGCGCGTGGATGCGGCACTGGCTCTGGGCAGCATGGGCGCCGACGCGCGCACCGCCCCGGTATTGCGCGCGGTGCTGCAATCCGACCAGTACTGGGGCCTGCGCCGCGAAGCAGCGCTGGCGCTGGGCGCGGCGGGAACGCCGGCTGCGCGCGACGTGCTCGTCGAAGGCCTCGGGCTGGATGACGCGCGGGTAAGGCTGGCCTGCGCCGAGGCGCTGGGCGGTTTCCACCGCGACGCGGTGGCCGCGGCCGCGCTGGAAAAGGCCATCAACAACGACCGCGCGTACGGCGTACGCGTGCAGGCCGTCAGCAGCCTCGTGAAGACGGGCGACGACCGCGCGTCAATGGTGTGTGTTGCGGCACTCAAGCAGGAGTCGGACCGCAGCTCCGTGCGCGCCGTCGCCATCGAGGGACTGGCCGCGCTCAAGGACCCCGCGGCGATGGACCGCGTTCGTCCGTACTGCACGCCGGGCAACCGGCGCGACCAGCGCCACCCGGCCATCAAGGCGTACGCATCCCTCGCCCGCGAGCTGACGAAGGAATCCGACCGGCGGCGCGCGGCCGAGTTCCTCGCGCCGTTCCTGGACGACTGGTACCTGCGCACCCGCGAGGCGGTGATCGACGCCTTGATCACCATTGGCGATCCGGGCTCGGTGGGCACCCTGGAGCGGGTGGCGACCGGCGATCCGCTTGCCGCCGTGCGCGACCGGGCCCGCAAAGGCGCCGAGCGCATCCGGGCCGAACACGCCACCCGTTCCGGTAAGACCACCACCGCCGCGGAGCTCGAGGAGTTGAAGCGCCGCGTGGCCACCCTGGAGGACGACCTGCGCGAGGCCCGCAAGGCCCTGGCGGGAAGCGACGGCCCGGACGAGTGA
- a CDS encoding alkaline phosphatase family protein, whose protein sequence is MKPTRLIIAAIAAILVLAAAFGLRRVPGGFEAVRESPGGAFEVVGPGWHFVGPGKHLVRYPLGARSYRVPSGEADGASFPVIFQDSRSVAVAFRIDLDIPPGSARPLYERFSADFEGGIERLVVAAGEIEAASTPTSNDADAFAAGVTARIRDELQPLGIALKGATLLRWGDRSLEAAAAGVHGPAPRRLIIVGVDGGDWLNLRPLMDAGRLPNFARLVREGTSGPLRSEEPMLSPLLWTTMATGRYPEDHGILNFTVVDPESGARVPISRLYRRVDAFWNVLGDFGRSVAVIGWLATDPAETVNGLMVTDKFGYLAYAPTDTARAAATSVYPSSRDDELSRLVVHGDAVPDPEIAQFVALTPAEIKRHRGAFDPKDPVNNLIHLYASTMSFRNIALHAMETNAPDVLAVYFEWVDAMSHLFMLHAPPRMPDIPADEYQRYHRAVEEAYVLQDRILGELMAAMDDNTVLMVISDHGFKADESRLRNRPEIWAGNAAKWHRLDGIVGFYGAGVKQGHVLEGATIMDIAPTVLALAGLPRASDMPGQPLTDAFEPEVVAGFSPEVVATLNRERESQAGTADAAATEETMKKLEALGYLTPDNADAQNNLGQRYQQRGEYQKAVEAYKEAIRMRPNFYSAYNNIAVCYGKLKMYPEAEEALRKCIALKPDDFYAMNNLAVMYIETGHIEEGTRFAEAAVKTEPGYANGRVTLGSVYAMQRRFDEAEEQFREALRLDPGNQTALVNLEKLAAVRGSQ, encoded by the coding sequence ATGAAACCAACCCGATTGATCATCGCCGCCATCGCGGCCATCCTCGTGCTCGCCGCCGCGTTCGGCCTGCGGCGCGTGCCGGGCGGTTTCGAGGCGGTGCGCGAGTCGCCCGGCGGAGCGTTCGAGGTGGTGGGTCCGGGGTGGCACTTCGTGGGACCCGGAAAGCACCTGGTGCGATATCCGCTGGGTGCGCGCAGCTATCGCGTTCCTTCCGGGGAAGCGGACGGCGCATCCTTCCCGGTCATCTTTCAGGACAGCCGTTCGGTGGCGGTTGCCTTTCGCATCGACCTCGACATCCCGCCCGGTTCGGCCCGCCCGCTCTACGAACGGTTTTCCGCGGACTTCGAGGGAGGCATCGAACGTCTTGTGGTTGCGGCGGGGGAGATCGAGGCGGCGTCGACGCCCACGTCCAACGATGCCGACGCATTCGCAGCCGGTGTGACGGCGCGCATCCGTGACGAACTCCAGCCCCTGGGCATCGCGCTGAAGGGCGCCACACTGCTGCGCTGGGGGGACCGTTCCCTTGAGGCCGCGGCAGCGGGCGTTCACGGCCCGGCGCCGCGCCGGTTGATCATCGTGGGCGTGGACGGAGGCGACTGGCTGAATCTGCGGCCGCTGATGGACGCGGGGCGGCTGCCCAACTTCGCCCGCCTGGTGCGCGAGGGGACTTCCGGGCCGCTGCGCAGCGAAGAGCCCATGCTGTCCCCGCTGCTGTGGACCACCATGGCCACGGGCCGCTACCCGGAGGACCACGGGATTCTGAATTTCACCGTGGTGGATCCCGAGAGCGGTGCGCGCGTTCCCATCAGCCGGCTGTACCGCCGCGTGGATGCGTTCTGGAACGTTCTCGGCGACTTCGGCCGCAGCGTTGCCGTCATCGGCTGGCTGGCGACGGATCCCGCCGAAACCGTCAACGGTCTGATGGTCACCGACAAGTTCGGCTACCTCGCGTACGCGCCCACCGATACCGCGCGTGCCGCCGCCACCAGCGTCTATCCGTCGTCACGCGACGACGAGTTGTCGCGCCTGGTGGTGCACGGTGATGCGGTGCCCGATCCGGAGATTGCACAGTTCGTCGCCCTCACCCCCGCGGAGATCAAGCGACACCGTGGCGCCTTCGACCCCAAAGATCCGGTCAACAATCTCATTCATCTCTACGCGTCGACGATGAGCTTCCGCAACATCGCGCTGCACGCGATGGAGACGAACGCACCTGACGTTCTCGCCGTCTACTTCGAATGGGTGGACGCAATGAGTCACCTGTTCATGCTGCACGCGCCGCCGCGCATGCCGGACATTCCCGCCGACGAGTACCAGCGCTACCATCGCGCGGTCGAAGAGGCGTACGTGCTGCAGGACCGTATTCTGGGCGAGTTGATGGCGGCGATGGACGACAATACCGTGCTGATGGTGATCTCGGACCACGGATTCAAGGCCGACGAGTCGCGCCTGCGCAATCGGCCCGAAATCTGGGCCGGGAACGCGGCCAAGTGGCACCGCCTGGACGGGATCGTGGGTTTCTATGGTGCGGGGGTGAAGCAGGGGCACGTCCTGGAGGGTGCGACCATCATGGACATCGCGCCCACCGTACTCGCGCTGGCGGGGCTGCCGCGCGCGAGCGACATGCCCGGCCAGCCGCTGACCGACGCGTTCGAGCCGGAGGTGGTGGCGGGCTTCAGCCCGGAGGTCGTTGCCACCCTGAACCGGGAGCGCGAAAGCCAGGCCGGAACCGCAGACGCCGCCGCCACCGAAGAAACCATGAAGAAGTTGGAAGCGCTCGGGTATCTGACGCCCGACAACGCGGACGCGCAGAACAACCTGGGGCAGCGCTACCAGCAGCGCGGCGAGTATCAGAAGGCGGTGGAGGCGTACAAGGAAGCCATCCGCATGCGCCCCAATTTCTACAGCGCGTACAACAACATTGCCGTGTGCTACGGCAAGCTCAAGATGTACCCGGAGGCGGAGGAGGCGTTGCGCAAGTGCATCGCACTCAAGCCGGACGACTTCTACGCCATGAACAATCTTGCGGTGATGTACATCGAAACCGGACACATCGAAGAGGGAACGCGCTTTGCCGAGGCGGCGGTCAAGACCGAGCCGGGCTACGCCAACGGACGGGTGACGCTGGGGTCGGTGTACGCGATGCAGCGCCGCTTCGACGAGGCGGAGGAACAGTTCCGCGAGGCGTTGCGGCTGGACCCCGGAAACCAGACCGCTCTTGTGAACCTGGAGAAACTGGCCGCGGTGAGGGGATCTCAATGA
- a CDS encoding glycosyltransferase family 39 protein produces the protein MTPDRRTLLALFSFAFGVRILYAALMGGDASVIPLHETYAYLVAARMVPDWNWVTTPFSPAAPGYLMALAAAFKLAGVSWWTAVLLNTVLGAGTALFLYRIGEQRLGRLVGLASALWLGGSISQIHYAGLAVRDVMTTFMVVWFTYSLVKVFSRMRAAVWSGFLYLLLVYTEPMFVLMLPVIVLFLALRATHHRALNLQYMFLFLATVFVLAVPWTIRNYVVYRDFVPVSLEASRYTSPARLQDRASAAPEGAPGFVHNTVEYWRFARFREAPGNAAIGLRPEPAWSLRHNLATIVSFGLLLPFFAAGVAFAWRKRQRAPVVLAGIVACHAILRGFLGGSNEARLPMEPLIILLAFYGLRELLEARRSAGDDASA, from the coding sequence CTTCGGCGTCCGCATCCTGTATGCGGCCCTGATGGGAGGCGATGCGAGCGTCATCCCCTTGCACGAGACCTACGCCTATCTGGTGGCCGCGCGCATGGTGCCGGACTGGAACTGGGTCACCACGCCGTTTTCTCCCGCCGCGCCCGGCTACCTGATGGCGCTGGCCGCGGCGTTCAAGCTGGCGGGGGTGTCGTGGTGGACGGCGGTGCTGCTCAATACCGTTCTCGGCGCGGGAACAGCCCTGTTCCTGTACCGCATCGGCGAGCAGCGGCTGGGGCGCCTGGTGGGGCTCGCCTCGGCGCTCTGGCTGGGTGGCAGCATCAGCCAGATCCACTACGCCGGCCTGGCGGTGCGCGACGTGATGACCACCTTCATGGTGGTGTGGTTCACCTATTCCCTGGTGAAGGTGTTCTCCCGCATGCGCGCTGCGGTGTGGTCGGGTTTCCTCTACCTTCTGCTGGTTTACACCGAACCGATGTTCGTCCTGATGCTGCCGGTGATCGTCCTGTTCCTGGCGCTGCGCGCGACCCACCACCGGGCCCTCAATCTCCAGTATATGTTCCTCTTCCTGGCCACCGTGTTCGTGCTGGCGGTTCCATGGACGATTCGCAATTACGTGGTCTACCGGGATTTCGTTCCCGTCAGCCTGGAGGCGTCGCGCTATACCTCCCCGGCCCGGCTGCAGGACAGGGCCAGCGCCGCTCCCGAGGGCGCACCCGGTTTCGTGCACAACACCGTCGAGTACTGGCGCTTCGCCCGCTTCCGCGAAGCGCCGGGCAATGCGGCCATCGGTCTGCGCCCGGAACCGGCCTGGTCACTGCGCCACAACCTGGCCACCATCGTCAGCTTCGGCCTGCTGCTGCCATTCTTCGCGGCCGGCGTCGCTTTCGCGTGGCGCAAGCGGCAACGCGCGCCCGTGGTGCTGGCCGGCATCGTCGCGTGTCACGCCATCCTGCGCGGTTTCCTGGGCGGGAGCAACGAGGCACGACTGCCCATGGAGCCGCTGATCATCCTGCTCGCCTTCTACGGACTGCGTGAGTTGCTGGAGGCGCGGCGCAGCGCCGGAGACGACGCGAGCGCCTAG